One genomic segment of Pristiophorus japonicus isolate sPriJap1 unplaced genomic scaffold, sPriJap1.hap1 HAP1_SCAFFOLD_29, whole genome shotgun sequence includes these proteins:
- the LOC139248203 gene encoding zinc finger protein 84-like — protein sequence MEAEGTVHSGEKRYTCSVCGQGFSQSSNLERHKRSHIGEKPCKCEDCGKLFNYPSQLKMHQPFTCSDCGKGFTASSHLLTHQQVPTGERLFICTECGKGFTVSSSLLTHQRVNTRESPFTCSDCGKGFTASSHLLTHQQVPTGERPFTCSDCGKGFIQLSALLRDQRVHTGERPFKCSDCEKSFKSKQQLLTHQRVHTGERPFTCSECGKRFTQSSSLLTHQQVHTGERPFTCVECGKGFTVSSSLLIHQQVHTGERPFSCSDCGKGFTQLFALLRHQRVHTEERPFKCSNCEKSFKSKQQLLTHQRVHTGERPFKCSDCEKSFKSKQHLLIHQRLHTGERPFTCSECGKGFTLSYHLLRHQRIHTGERPFSCSECGMGFTRSAHLLRHQRIHTGERPFTCSECGKGFIRSSNLLSHQRVHK from the coding sequence atggaagcagaaggcaccgttcacagtggggagaaacggtacacgtgctctgtgtgtggacaaggcttcagccaatcatccaacctggagagacacaagcgcagtcacattggggagaaaccatgtaaatgtgaggactgtgggaaactattcaactacccgtcccagctgaaaATGCACCAGCCAtttacctgctccgactgtgggaagggattcactgcatcatcccacctgctgacacaccagcaagttcccactggggagaggctgttcatctgcacggagtgtgggaagggattcactgtatcatccagcctgctgacacaccagcgagttaacactcgggagagtccgttcacctgctccgactgtgggaagggattcactgcatcatcccacctgctgacacaccagcaagttcccactggggagaggccgttcacctgctccgactgtgggaagggattcattcagttatccgcCCTACTGAgagaccagcgagttcacactggggagagaccttttaaatgttctgactgtgagaagagttttaaaagcaaacagcaactcctgacacaccagcgagttcacactggggagaggccgttcacctgctccgagtgtgggaagagattcactcagtcatccagcctgctgacacaccagcaagttcacactggggagaggccgttcacctgcgtggagtgtgggaagggtttcactgtatcatccagcctgctgatacaccagcaagttcacactggggaaagaccgttctcctgctccgactgtgggaagggattcactcagttattcgccctgctgagacaccagcgagttcacactgaggagagaccttttaaatgttctaactgtgagaagagttttaaaagcaaacagcaactcctgacacaccagcgagttcacactggggagaggccttttaaatgttctgactgtgagaagagttttaaaagcaaacagcacctgctgatacaccagcgacttcacactggggagaggccgttcacctgctcagagtgtgggaagggattcactctgtcataccacctgctgagacaccagcgaattcacacaggggagaggccgttcagctgctctgaatgtgggatgggattcactcggtcagcccacctgctgagacaccagcgaattcacactggggagaggccgttcacctgctcagagtgtgggaagggattcattcgatcatccaacctgctgagccaccagcgagttcacaagtga